A stretch of the Hippoglossus hippoglossus isolate fHipHip1 chromosome 1, fHipHip1.pri, whole genome shotgun sequence genome encodes the following:
- the LOC117764192 gene encoding E3 ubiquitin-protein ligase pellino homolog 1-like, translated as MFSLGQGNIPTSPASTKGPIKYGELLLLGCNGSLPCGDKGRRKRRFALCRRNRANGVKPSTVHTSCSTEATKAVSNKEQHSISYTLSRAQTVVVEYTQDSNTDMFQIGRSTENPIDFVVTDMVPGGQALADSQAAQSTISRFACRIICQRNPPYSARIYAAGFDSSKNIFLGERAAKWRMQDGQMDGLTTNGVLVMHPRHGFSQDSRPGLWREISVCGNVLTLRETRSAQQRGKTVSSESNELVDGSLIDLCGATLLWRTAEGLAHTPTVKHLEVLRQELNAGRPQCPVGFNTLAFPSLRRKDVLDEKQPWAYLRCGHVHGYHGWGGRRHPEVEAECQERECPMCRAQGPYVPLWLGCEAGFYLDAEPPTHAFVPCGHVCSQKTAAYWSQILLPHGTHAFHAACPFCIRPLSGDVGCIRLIFQSPLD; from the exons ATGTTTTCACTCGGGCAGGGAAACATCCCCACCTCCCCCGCCTCTACCAAAGGACCCATCAAATATGGAGAGCTCTTACTGCTGGG ATGTAACGGCTCTCTACCCTGCGGTGACAAGGGGCGTCGGAAAAGGCGCTTCGCTCTGTGTCGCAGAAACAGAGCAAACGGTGTGAAACCCAGCACCGTCCACACGTCCTGCTCCACTGAGGCCACCAAG GCCGTCAGCAACAAGGAGCAGCACAGTATATCATACACTCTGTCCCGGGCACAGACGGTGGTGGTGGAGTACACCCAGGACAGCAACACAGACATGTTCCAG ATCGGACGTTCTACGGAGAATCCCATCGACTTTGTGGTGACCGACATGGTGCCCGGTGGTCAGGCCCTCGCCGACAGTCAGGCGGCTCAGAGCACAATTTCCCGCTTTGCGTGCCGCATCATCTGCCAAAGAAACCCGCCGTACTCTGCACGGATTTACGCTGCCGGCTTCGACTCCTCCAAGAACATCTTCCTCGGG GAGAGGGCGGCCAAGTGGAGGATGCAGGACGGCCAGATGGACGGACTGACCACCAATGGTGTCCTGGTGATGCACCCGCGTCACGGCTTCAGCCAGGACTCCAGACCCGGCCTGTGGAGGGAAATCTCAGTCTGCGGCAACGTCCTCACGCTGCGGGAGACGAGGTCAGCTCAGCAGAGGGGGAAGACG GTTTCCTCTGAGTCCAACGAGTTGGTGGACGGTTCGCTCATCGACCTGTGCGGCGCCACCTTGCTGTGGCGGACAGCTGAGGGCCTGGCACACACCCCCACCGTCAAACACCTGGAGGTGCTGCGGCAGGAGCTGAACGCCGGGCGGCCGCAGTGTCCTGTGGGCTTCAATACGCTCGCCTTCCCCAGCCTGCGCCGCAAAGACGTCCTGGATGAGAAGCAGCCCTGGGCTTACCTGCGTTGCGGCCACGTGCACGGCTACCACGGCTGGGGGGGACGCCGCCACCCTGAGGTGGAGGCGGAATGTCAGGAGAGAGAGTGCCCCATGTGCCGGGCACAGGGCCCCTATGTGCCGCTGTGGCTGGGCTGCGAGGCGGGATTCTATTTGGATGCAGAGCCCCCCACTCACGCCTTTGTCCCCTGCGGTCACGTCTGCTCCCAGAAGACAGCGGCATACTGGAGTCAGATCCTGCTGCCGCACGGCACGCACGCCTTCCATGCCGCCTGCCCATTCTGCATCCGGCCGCTGAGCGGAGACGTGGGCTGCATCAGACTCATCTTCCAAAGTCCACTGGACTAG